In Gallus gallus isolate bGalGal1 chromosome 6, bGalGal1.mat.broiler.GRCg7b, whole genome shotgun sequence, a single genomic region encodes these proteins:
- the EXOSC3 gene encoding exosome complex component RRP40, which yields MAGGGGAPAESRVGQVVLPGDVLLLPAYDEQDTERLPLGTSAAPRGRLLCGPGLRRCAGGLLVTKCGLLRHRRAGDGAAAAGGAYWVDSQQKRYVPVKGDHVIGIVTGKVGDVFRLDVGGSEQASLSYLAFEGATKRNRPNVQVGDLIYGQFLVANKDMEPEMVCIDSSGRASGMGVIGQDGFLFKVSLGLIRKLLAPKCEIIQELSQLYPFELVLGMNGRIWVKAKTVQQTLIIVNILEACEYMTAEQRKQALAKLSGN from the exons ATGGCGGGCGGTGGAGGTGCGCCCGCGGAGTCCCGCGTGGGGCAAGTGGTTTTGCCCGGCgacgtgctgctgctgcccgcatACGACGAACAGGACACCGAGCGGCTGCCGCTTGGCACcagcgcggccccgcggggGCGGCTGCTGTGTGGGCCGGGCCTGCGGCGCTGTGCGGGCGGGCTGCTGGTGACCAAGTGCGGGCTGCTGCGGCACCGGCGTGCGGGCgacggggcggcggcggcgggcggcgcctACTGGGTGGACTCGCAGCAGAAGCGG TACGTGCCGGTGAAGGGAGACCACGTTATCGGCATCGTGACGGGCAAGGTGGGGGACGTGTTCCGGCTGGACGTTGGCGGCAGCGAGCAGGCCTCGCTGTCATACCTGGCCTTCGAGGGCGCGACCAAGAGGAACAGGCCCAACGTGCAG GTGGGAGACCTTATTTATGGTCAGTTCCTTGTAGCAAATAAAGACATGGAACCAGAGATGGTCTGTATAGACAGCAGTGGAAGAGCAAGTGGAATGGGAGTAATTGGACAAGATGGTTTTCTCTTTAAAGTTTCCTTAGGTCTGATAAGAAA ACTCTTGGCTCCCAAATGTGAAATAATTCAGGAACTGTCACAGCTGTACCCATTTGAGCTGGTGCTGGGAATGAATGGAAGAATATGggtaaaagcaaaaacagttcAACAGACTTTAATTATAGTAAATATTTTAGAAGCTTGTGAGTATATGACTGCGGAGCAGAGAAAACAAGCGTTGGCCAAACTGTCAGGGAATTGA
- the DYDC2 gene encoding DPY30 domain-containing protein 1 isoform X1: MESQYLRRCLGSCLKKGLAEVVEHRPADPIEYLAHWIYHYKRSLDEEQKRTLERAELEKEQQAALEELEMLRKMKEEELMIQQRLEEQRQEEEREKLKLQNEEEKMQLQQKDPEENEKTIAEITDRAGAPNLTTVEELDESGVSEIATDLMPEFEQETSISPDYDSND, translated from the exons ATGGAGTCCCAGTACCTGAGGAGATGCCTGGGAAGCTGTTTGAAAAAGGGTCTGGCAGAGGTTGTGGAGCATCGGCCTGCAGACCCCATCGAGTACCTGGCACACTGGATTTACCACTACAAGAGAAGTCTGGATGAAGAGCAAAAG AGAACGTTGGAAAGGGCTgaactggaaaaagaacagcaggcAGCCCTGGAAGAACTtgaaatgttaagaaaaatgaaggaggaAGAGCTAATGATACAACAGAGACTTGAAGAACAACGACAG GAAGAAGAACGTGAGAAGTTGAAACTGCagaatgaagaagagaaaatgcaactGCAGCAGAAGGATCCAGAG gaaaatgaaaagacaatAGCTGAAATTACAGATAGAGCAGGAGCACCTAATTTGACCACAGTTGAGGAACTAGACGAGAGTGGAGTGTCTGAG ATTGCAACTGATTTAATGCCAGAGTTCGAACAAGAAACTTCCATCTCACCTGATTATGATTCAAATGATTAA